In Spirobacillus cienkowskii, a genomic segment contains:
- the eno gene encoding phosphopyruvate hydratase, with protein sequence MSLIDAVRARQILDSRGNPTVEVEVLTTEGYVGRAAVPSGASTGEHEACELRDNDANIYLGKSVYKAVENIEQHIAPLLEGAIDVSEQAAIDDLLIEADGTENKSKFGANAILAVSMACAKAAAEESGLQLFRYLGGTFAKTLPVPLMNVINGGAHADNNLDFQEFMIVPHGFTRFSDALRAGVEIFHKLKKVLNDKKLATTVGDEGGFAPNLSSNEEALQLLSLAIEKSGYKIGSQISFALDVAASSFFKDGKYNLAGEGVKKTSDEMIAVYEKLCNKYPIVSIEDGLDENDWEGWKHLTNQLGKKIQLVGDDLFVTNPLLLGKGIEREVANSILIKLNQIGTVTETLKAIELAKTHSYTTIISHRSGETEDTFIADLAVATNAGQIKTGSASRSDRIAKYNQLIRIEEELGSTAHFAWRMGRRN encoded by the coding sequence ATGTCTCTTATTGATGCCGTTCGCGCACGTCAAATTTTAGATTCTCGCGGGAATCCTACTGTTGAAGTTGAAGTTCTTACAACAGAAGGTTACGTAGGACGCGCCGCTGTTCCATCGGGAGCAAGCACCGGAGAACATGAAGCATGTGAATTACGCGATAATGATGCAAATATTTATTTAGGAAAAAGCGTCTACAAAGCTGTTGAAAATATTGAACAACATATTGCTCCTTTACTTGAAGGAGCAATTGATGTCTCAGAACAAGCCGCAATTGATGACCTATTAATTGAAGCCGATGGCACAGAAAATAAATCTAAGTTTGGGGCTAACGCAATTTTAGCAGTCTCTATGGCATGTGCCAAAGCCGCAGCAGAAGAATCAGGATTACAATTATTTCGTTATCTGGGCGGTACTTTTGCAAAAACGTTACCAGTGCCATTGATGAATGTGATCAACGGCGGTGCTCATGCCGACAATAATCTTGATTTTCAAGAATTTATGATCGTTCCACACGGGTTTACTCGTTTTTCAGATGCGCTGAGAGCTGGGGTCGAAATTTTTCATAAGCTTAAAAAAGTTCTAAACGACAAAAAATTGGCAACAACCGTTGGAGACGAAGGTGGTTTTGCTCCCAATCTAAGTAGTAACGAAGAAGCTCTCCAGCTCCTTTCTTTAGCAATTGAAAAATCTGGATACAAAATTGGTTCGCAAATTAGCTTTGCCCTTGATGTCGCTGCGAGTTCATTTTTTAAGGATGGAAAATACAACTTAGCAGGAGAAGGGGTTAAAAAAACTTCTGACGAAATGATTGCTGTATACGAAAAACTTTGTAATAAATATCCAATTGTAAGCATTGAAGATGGGCTTGATGAAAATGACTGGGAAGGCTGGAAACACTTAACCAACCAACTTGGTAAAAAAATTCAATTAGTTGGAGATGATCTTTTTGTCACAAATCCACTGCTTCTTGGTAAAGGAATAGAACGCGAAGTAGCCAACTCTATTTTAATTAAGCTCAATCAAATTGGAACTGTTACAGAAACCTTAAAAGCCATTGAACTTGCTAAAACACATAGCTACACAACGATTATTTCGCACCGCAGCGGAGAAACCGAAGACACATTTATTGCTGATTTAGCTGTTGCAACAAACGCCGGTCAAATTAAAACAGGGAGCGCTTCGCGCTCTGACCGCATTGCAAAATACAACCAGCTAATTCGCATTGAAGAAGAACTTGGTAGTACAGCGCACTTTGCTTGGAGAATGGGGCGCCGCAATTGA
- a CDS encoding M13 family metallopeptidase, which yields MKIVLKKCILLISFFNFSIYSQEFLTIPENMFEVPNRRDFNLNHLISPCEDFFSYVCSDEISKFRIPETKNKYIFSFDDSAERIKQKRINYVQSLLSQTNLNKRSKMIKNFYNSCMNESKRLLDEKKLVNDNLELISFLNKDEILQLFAKDSINGEGDLIIVSDLFNKLDKNLKDIIFSYSMNLEAKEYYTDKELLDEYKSLINKYFKDIGVNDSEKLSNFVINFEFQIAEVSPSNEDFSDVIAEDNIVSREFLINEYKNLYFQIMLEKIPKNIKVNLVTKEVMSKINSLLEDATVEEVRALAFWNKVNLLFLKYSHPDLYNKVRVFNNKHFGRSLADSEKSIHCTIETSGYLERSIDFEIVKNDYKDFPVHRIKNIVSKVRQASVEKIKNNKWLSENTKNKAVSKIENIKFKLVKPQNITEWNLEPIINLSDDMFITNIRRITTANMRKLLKNINKNDKIERWQMSPLSPNAYYEFSYNHFVLPLGILHPPFYDDTKSDIINLGSLGMIVGHEIGHAIDEIGSKYDQNGSLSQWVSDNDLKKFKRKSKKMISFFNNDGVNGKLTLGENIADQFGLNNAFNAAFPNKKISDNQVKRDFFIQFGRLFCGVVQPKYKDYLLKTDDHAPVDVRINNQVRLSKNFEETFFCKKEDPMTLDDNERISLW from the coding sequence ATGAAAATTGTGTTAAAAAAATGCATTTTATTAATATCTTTTTTTAATTTTAGTATTTATTCTCAAGAATTTTTAACAATTCCTGAAAATATGTTTGAAGTACCAAATCGTAGAGATTTTAATTTGAATCATTTAATTTCTCCATGCGAAGATTTTTTTAGCTATGTTTGTTCAGATGAAATATCAAAATTTAGAATTCCTGAAACTAAAAATAAATATATTTTTAGTTTTGATGATTCTGCAGAAAGGATTAAACAAAAAAGAATTAATTATGTTCAATCATTATTGAGTCAAACAAATTTAAATAAAAGAAGTAAAATGATTAAAAATTTTTACAACTCATGTATGAATGAGTCAAAAAGATTGTTAGATGAAAAAAAACTTGTTAATGATAATTTAGAATTAATTTCTTTTTTAAATAAAGATGAAATTTTACAACTATTTGCTAAAGATTCTATAAATGGAGAAGGGGATCTTATTATAGTATCTGATTTATTTAATAAACTTGATAAAAATTTAAAAGATATTATATTTTCATATTCTATGAATTTAGAGGCAAAAGAATATTATACAGATAAAGAATTATTAGATGAATATAAATCATTAATTAATAAATATTTTAAGGATATAGGCGTTAATGATTCAGAAAAACTTTCAAATTTTGTAATTAATTTTGAATTTCAAATAGCAGAAGTTTCTCCAAGTAACGAAGATTTTAGTGATGTTATTGCTGAAGATAATATAGTGTCTCGAGAGTTTTTGATTAATGAATATAAAAATTTATACTTTCAAATTATGTTAGAAAAAATACCAAAAAATATTAAAGTAAATTTAGTAACTAAAGAAGTTATGTCTAAAATAAATTCTTTACTAGAAGATGCAACCGTTGAAGAAGTAAGAGCTCTAGCTTTTTGGAATAAGGTAAATTTATTGTTTTTAAAATATTCACATCCAGATCTTTATAACAAAGTTAGAGTTTTTAATAATAAACATTTTGGAAGATCTTTAGCGGATTCAGAAAAAAGTATACATTGTACTATAGAGACTTCTGGTTACTTAGAAAGGAGTATAGATTTTGAAATAGTAAAAAATGATTATAAAGATTTTCCAGTTCATAGAATTAAAAATATAGTATCTAAAGTTCGTCAAGCTTCGGTTGAAAAAATTAAAAACAATAAATGGTTATCAGAAAATACAAAGAATAAAGCTGTTAGTAAAATTGAGAACATAAAGTTTAAGCTTGTAAAACCACAAAATATTACTGAATGGAATTTAGAACCTATTATTAATCTTAGTGATGATATGTTTATTACTAATATTAGAAGAATTACGACAGCAAATATGAGAAAATTACTAAAAAATATTAACAAAAATGATAAAATTGAAAGGTGGCAAATGTCTCCATTGTCACCAAATGCATATTATGAATTTTCTTATAATCATTTTGTATTGCCGTTAGGTATATTGCATCCTCCTTTTTATGATGACACTAAGTCAGATATTATTAATTTAGGCTCATTAGGTATGATTGTTGGTCATGAAATAGGTCATGCAATTGATGAAATTGGTTCTAAGTATGATCAAAATGGTAGTCTTTCGCAGTGGGTAAGCGATAATGATTTAAAAAAATTTAAAAGAAAATCAAAAAAAATGATTTCATTTTTTAATAATGATGGCGTTAATGGAAAACTAACTCTTGGAGAAAATATTGCAGATCAATTTGGTTTGAATAATGCATTTAACGCTGCATTTCCAAATAAAAAAATAAGTGATAACCAAGTTAAAAGAGACTTTTTTATACAGTTTGGAAGGTTGTTTTGTGGTGTAGTTCAGCCTAAATATAAAGATTATTTGTTAAAAACAGATGACCATGCACCTGTAGATGTTAGAATTAATAATCAGGTTAGGCTTTCAAAAAATTTTGAAGAAACATTTTTTTGTAAAAAAGAAGACCCTATGACTTTAGATGATAACGAAAGAATTTCTTTATGGTAA
- a CDS encoding DUF4340 domain-containing protein: MKFSQKVGFGIFAILGLSAIYYGDDYYTNKKEERLKETAHAIFFETKDVLNFSVKNKANTFTFARDNNESPWRILKPVELSADQDTINNVLSAVQQLTVQQEVPNTEALLTGDKKQLAQYGLDNALNSVTIERKGKDSLQLLLGNKLGFIKSSNEQAAGFSSVYAINPAKNKLLVVSDMFSSVIEDKTLADFRTKRIGNFTGQNVTEIELNYNKENLLVQKNNNLWEVLKPHKWKGDDNFISDYLSRYQGLLADKVYEKNEITKNLIEKFNLKNPSAIVTFKDANQKILQKFELSITKDGIYITMVDGSVAKLSLDLWPDLVPKEKSFRNKLIMLNINTDSISRIVLSDELSFVRKDNNWYRTTSTTQQPSVSETPSQDAFNFFSNWELMSADDIILNPSNADLEYFGITKPLKVFSFEFNETTKIKPIKIIVGNRVPKNEKNVYLKRSDLSSVYIVETDWLSQLAQLYSVGDSSHISAQKQME; encoded by the coding sequence ATGAAGTTCTCTCAAAAAGTAGGCTTTGGTATTTTTGCAATATTAGGACTTTCTGCTATTTATTATGGAGACGATTATTATACCAACAAAAAGGAAGAGCGTCTTAAAGAAACTGCGCATGCTATTTTTTTTGAGACTAAAGATGTTTTAAATTTTTCTGTAAAAAATAAAGCAAATACTTTTACTTTTGCTAGAGACAATAACGAATCTCCTTGGCGTATTTTAAAGCCAGTAGAGCTTTCTGCAGATCAAGATACAATAAATAATGTTTTATCTGCAGTTCAACAACTTACTGTTCAACAAGAAGTTCCAAATACAGAAGCTTTGCTTACAGGAGACAAAAAACAACTTGCGCAATATGGACTCGATAATGCGTTAAATTCTGTTACGATTGAAAGAAAAGGAAAAGATAGCTTACAATTACTTTTAGGTAACAAATTAGGTTTTATTAAGAGTTCAAATGAACAAGCTGCTGGTTTTTCTTCTGTTTATGCTATTAATCCTGCTAAAAATAAATTATTAGTAGTTAGTGATATGTTTTCGAGTGTAATTGAAGACAAAACATTAGCTGACTTTAGAACAAAAAGGATAGGTAATTTTACAGGGCAAAACGTAACAGAAATTGAATTAAATTATAATAAAGAAAATTTGTTAGTTCAAAAAAATAATAATTTGTGGGAAGTGTTAAAGCCTCATAAATGGAAAGGTGATGATAACTTTATTTCTGATTACTTAAGTCGTTATCAGGGGCTTTTAGCAGATAAAGTGTATGAAAAAAATGAGATTACTAAAAATTTAATTGAAAAATTTAATTTAAAAAATCCTTCTGCTATTGTTACGTTTAAAGATGCAAATCAAAAAATTCTGCAAAAATTTGAATTGAGCATTACTAAAGATGGTATTTATATCACAATGGTTGATGGTTCTGTTGCTAAATTAAGTTTGGACTTATGGCCAGATCTTGTGCCAAAAGAGAAAAGTTTTCGTAATAAACTTATTATGCTAAATATTAATACTGATTCTATTTCTAGAATCGTTCTTTCTGATGAATTATCTTTTGTGCGAAAAGATAATAATTGGTACCGTACAACATCAACAACTCAACAACCATCTGTTTCTGAAACTCCTAGTCAAGATGCATTTAATTTCTTTTCTAACTGGGAGTTAATGTCTGCCGATGATATTATACTCAATCCAAGTAACGCAGATCTAGAGTATTTTGGCATTACTAAACCATTGAAAGTTTTTTCTTTTGAGTTTAATGAAACGACTAAAATAAAACCTATAAAAATAATTGTTGGCAATAGGGTTCCAAAAAATGAAAAAAATGTGTATTTAAAACGATCTGATTTGTCTTCTGTCTATATTGTCGAGACAGATTGGCTCTCGCAACTTGCCCAACTTTATTCAGTTGGTGATTCTTCACATATATCAGCACAAAAACAGATGGAGTAA
- a CDS encoding Gldg family protein, which translates to MKKYKLEFSIVTIFFAFLVLLLWQRLSVISEFIPFVLIGVCVAVLAVIVFPFWFKGKNNSDNGEVYAPKYFAQAIVSSILGVVVIVFSAVILNKNNFSKTIDVTSNKINSLSDESNKFLDALSKQVEIYCVPSQNPIENYCDSSYDLINLFAKKSNNIINVGPIAFNNKEALQRVQPSGFSRLVLMTDNNKTEIDGVVTESRLTNALINLVRFKKIVYFLSGSGEPSISVDAGIDKSYVDIVAGLQHKSYEVKDWNIKQGFLPKDARVLIAGDNNIPYSEEVQNILKNFIAHGGRLVLIVNPFREQGLEKLYASLNLKLDPTLLMLNSKTPIGQQIAKQNLSRSPVIASNFSFESPITKIIAQVYGAQAVMLIDGGRPISVMTSEKKNSPLKTNASVLLTSFSAAPITLTSDARNRIDLNVPFQLTPDVNFDPNKSWPLAVSVDLTGVSKLADDPSAIKISDPAKDKSEVVVFGFSFVSPFSKFTPISDELLPVTVAHLYQDQELVTIPPRDFSPKQFNLSRNPGAWLPLFSGILPVFTAISGLLIWFRRRSA; encoded by the coding sequence ATGAAAAAATATAAGCTTGAATTTTCAATAGTAACAATATTTTTTGCTTTTTTAGTGCTTTTATTATGGCAAAGATTAAGTGTTATATCTGAATTTATTCCTTTTGTTTTAATTGGAGTTTGTGTTGCAGTTCTTGCGGTAATTGTGTTTCCTTTTTGGTTTAAAGGTAAAAACAATTCTGATAATGGCGAAGTTTATGCACCTAAATATTTTGCTCAAGCAATAGTATCAAGTATTCTTGGTGTTGTGGTAATTGTTTTCTCTGCTGTTATTTTAAATAAAAATAATTTTTCAAAAACAATTGATGTCACTTCTAATAAAATTAATTCTCTAAGCGATGAATCAAATAAATTTTTAGATGCTTTAAGTAAGCAAGTTGAAATTTATTGTGTTCCTTCACAAAATCCAATTGAAAATTATTGTGATAGTAGTTACGATCTTATTAATTTATTTGCAAAAAAATCAAATAATATTATTAATGTTGGTCCGATTGCTTTTAATAATAAAGAAGCGCTGCAAAGAGTTCAGCCGTCTGGGTTTTCTAGGCTAGTTTTAATGACAGATAATAATAAAACAGAAATTGATGGTGTTGTCACAGAAAGTCGATTAACCAATGCCTTAATCAATTTAGTTCGCTTTAAAAAAATTGTTTACTTTCTTTCTGGCAGTGGAGAGCCTTCAATTTCTGTAGATGCAGGAATTGATAAAAGCTATGTTGATATTGTAGCAGGACTTCAGCATAAATCTTATGAAGTTAAAGATTGGAATATTAAACAAGGTTTTTTACCTAAAGATGCTAGAGTTTTAATAGCAGGTGATAACAATATTCCATACAGTGAAGAAGTTCAAAATATCCTAAAAAACTTTATTGCGCACGGTGGTCGTCTGGTTTTAATTGTAAATCCTTTTCGTGAGCAGGGTTTAGAAAAACTTTATGCTTCGCTAAACTTAAAGTTAGATCCCACTTTGTTAATGCTCAATTCCAAAACCCCCATTGGACAACAAATTGCTAAGCAAAATTTATCTCGCTCGCCAGTTATTGCCAGTAACTTTAGTTTTGAGTCCCCTATTACCAAAATTATTGCTCAGGTTTATGGGGCGCAAGCGGTGATGTTGATTGATGGCGGTCGTCCAATTTCTGTGATGACTTCAGAAAAAAAGAATTCGCCGTTAAAAACTAACGCTAGTGTATTATTAACTTCTTTTAGCGCTGCTCCAATTACGTTAACTTCTGATGCAAGAAATCGCATTGATTTAAATGTCCCATTTCAGTTAACTCCTGATGTAAATTTTGATCCTAACAAATCTTGGCCACTCGCAGTTAGTGTTGATTTGACTGGTGTCTCTAAGCTTGCTGATGATCCTTCTGCAATAAAAATTTCTGATCCAGCGAAGGATAAATCTGAAGTGGTTGTTTTTGGTTTTAGTTTTGTTAGTCCATTTTCAAAATTTACTCCAATTTCTGATGAATTGTTACCTGTTACTGTTGCGCATCTTTATCAGGATCAAGAATTGGTTACAATTCCTCCTCGCGATTTTTCTCCTAAGCAATTTAATTTGTCTCGCAATCCTGGAGCATGGTTACCGCTTTTTTCTGGTATATTACCTGTTTTTACAGCAATTTCTGGCTTGCTTATTTGGTTTAGAAGGAGATCTGCATGA
- a CDS encoding HU family DNA-binding protein has translation MAKPETVSTSQMIANVAAKFDQLPKKITKEVIADFLNTVEIEVASGKKLRIDKIGILQVKERAPRMGRNPQTGEEIKIPASKKIAFRAAKSLKEQVTGSRSVVKAKKSVSAKKKK, from the coding sequence ATGGCTAAGCCAGAAACAGTTTCTACTAGTCAAATGATTGCAAATGTTGCTGCGAAATTTGACCAACTTCCAAAGAAAATTACTAAGGAAGTGATTGCTGATTTTTTAAATACAGTCGAAATCGAAGTGGCTTCTGGAAAGAAACTTCGAATCGATAAAATAGGTATTCTTCAAGTTAAGGAAAGAGCGCCTCGTATGGGACGGAATCCGCAAACTGGCGAAGAAATTAAGATTCCTGCATCTAAAAAGATTGCCTTTCGCGCGGCAAAATCTTTAAAAGAGCAAGTGACAGGTTCCCGTTCTGTTGTTAAAGCAAAGAAATCTGTTTCGGCAAAAAAGAAAAAATAA
- a CDS encoding NifU family protein, whose product MITKIKEIIEQQIRPALQSDGGDIELVDVEDGIVKVRLVGACSHCPSSAMTLYHGVEKMLMEKVPEVKGIEQVW is encoded by the coding sequence ATGATTACAAAAATTAAAGAAATAATTGAACAGCAAATTCGTCCGGCCCTCCAGTCTGATGGAGGAGATATTGAGCTTGTTGATGTTGAGGATGGTATTGTTAAAGTTAGACTTGTTGGTGCGTGTTCCCATTGCCCTTCAAGTGCAATGACTCTTTATCATGGAGTTGAAAAAATGCTTATGGAAAAAGTGCCTGAAGTCAAAGGCATCGAGCAGGTATGGTAA
- a CDS encoding response regulator — translation MKKILIADASKASLVMTSEVFKDHYPGVQVVVARSSAEALEIAKHHEGLDAFVIDFDLPDFDGAQTAQRLKKLYSIPILITAFDRPEVVQTIETSLKQYADCQSWLKKPVNPEIVIAVAQRFCDNKTRTTQQKRVSCNLPVFAEILLENESLTAYQQILTPKTGKKTLLPELKSTTKKGTKDLKTSKLSKSKIEKENHDIKALPISFCGVIEDCSLSGVKLKPSKNNKPGLTDWKHLLASMEFIALGSVVTLKLPSHTEIENSSLAEMSKVCLTAALKDNQLQKDVVAAKKKTASKVAKKAPALSTLSAKTKKKAASDAAVETKLQSIIGKVSWTSSESGEWCVGVEFENQSLSKKLFEAILSMQLKQQKNITNQSSMKTSRAS, via the coding sequence GTGAAAAAAATTTTGATTGCAGATGCAAGTAAAGCCAGCCTCGTCATGACAAGTGAAGTGTTTAAGGATCATTATCCAGGCGTACAGGTGGTTGTCGCAAGGAGCTCCGCTGAGGCTCTAGAAATTGCTAAACATCATGAAGGATTGGACGCATTTGTGATTGATTTTGATCTTCCTGATTTTGATGGTGCGCAAACCGCGCAAAGGTTAAAAAAGCTTTATAGTATTCCTATTTTAATTACAGCCTTTGATAGACCAGAGGTTGTGCAAACAATTGAAACGTCGCTAAAACAATATGCTGATTGCCAAAGTTGGTTAAAAAAGCCTGTAAACCCAGAAATTGTGATTGCTGTGGCACAGCGCTTTTGTGACAATAAAACCCGTACTACGCAACAAAAAAGAGTATCGTGCAATTTGCCTGTGTTTGCCGAAATCTTGCTTGAAAATGAAAGTTTAACAGCATATCAGCAAATTCTAACTCCTAAAACAGGTAAAAAAACCCTTCTTCCTGAGCTAAAAAGCACCACAAAAAAAGGAACAAAGGATCTCAAAACATCTAAGCTGAGTAAAAGCAAAATCGAAAAAGAAAATCATGACATTAAAGCACTCCCTATTTCGTTTTGCGGGGTAATAGAAGACTGTTCATTGAGTGGCGTAAAGCTAAAGCCAAGCAAGAATAATAAACCAGGATTAACAGATTGGAAGCATTTGCTTGCAAGCATGGAGTTTATTGCGTTGGGCAGTGTTGTCACTTTAAAGCTTCCTTCTCACACAGAAATTGAAAATAGCAGCCTTGCGGAAATGAGTAAGGTTTGTTTGACCGCCGCATTAAAAGATAACCAATTGCAAAAAGATGTTGTTGCTGCCAAGAAAAAAACAGCGAGTAAGGTTGCAAAAAAAGCTCCCGCTCTTTCTACTTTATCTGCTAAAACTAAGAAAAAAGCGGCCAGTGATGCCGCAGTCGAAACTAAGCTGCAATCAATTATTGGAAAGGTGTCGTGGACAAGCTCCGAATCTGGAGAATGGTGTGTGGGAGTTGAGTTTGAAAATCAAAGCCTGTCTAAAAAACTGTTTGAAGCCATTCTTTCGATGCAACTCAAGCAACAAAAAAATATTACCAACCAGTCTTCCATGAAAACATCTCGTGCAAGTTAG
- a CDS encoding Mrp/NBP35 family ATP-binding protein: protein MTQTTTQLNTVQELESCLTAEVLNALGGFSWSERVHHIEHHAGKMRVHFFSDGLNLSAKTAVENFLHEKLSTKDNELTVYFERKEKAPQPTTASAQSSSTLSHDSSRTHSHSHSQPHSATTSDTRPQSGKRSISGVKRIIAVASGKGGVGKSTVSVNLALSLYNQGYKVGILDADIYGPSIPTMLNIHKDPLVNENNKIIPPEAYGLKVMSFGFFAPEETAVIWRGPMIMKALQQFFWDVDWGELDFLIIDLPPGTGDAQLTLVQSIPLTGAVIVTTPQNVALLDAVKGIAMFRKTEVPILGIVENMSTYSCPKCSHEAHIFGKGGAERVAQKFEAPLLGHLPLFTEIREAGDCGEPLTAKPNHPIRTHFSVIAEQVVKNAIHMDTSRTKHD, encoded by the coding sequence ATGACACAAACTACAACTCAATTAAACACAGTTCAGGAACTTGAAAGCTGCTTAACCGCAGAAGTTTTAAATGCCTTAGGCGGTTTTTCTTGGTCAGAGCGTGTGCATCATATAGAACACCATGCAGGCAAAATGCGTGTCCATTTTTTTTCTGATGGCCTCAATCTCTCTGCAAAAACAGCGGTCGAAAATTTTTTGCATGAAAAACTGTCTACCAAAGACAATGAGTTGACTGTTTACTTTGAAAGAAAAGAAAAAGCGCCGCAGCCAACAACAGCATCGGCACAATCTTCTTCAACTCTGTCTCATGATTCTTCACGCACTCATTCACACTCCCACTCTCAACCACATAGCGCTACAACTTCTGATACACGCCCCCAATCAGGAAAACGTTCCATATCAGGGGTAAAACGAATTATTGCAGTGGCAAGTGGTAAAGGTGGTGTGGGCAAAAGCACAGTCAGCGTTAACCTTGCCTTAAGTCTTTACAATCAAGGCTACAAGGTGGGAATTCTTGATGCCGATATCTATGGCCCTAGTATTCCAACTATGCTGAACATTCATAAAGATCCTTTAGTGAACGAAAATAATAAAATTATTCCCCCCGAAGCTTACGGCTTAAAGGTTATGTCATTTGGATTTTTTGCTCCAGAAGAAACCGCCGTCATTTGGCGCGGCCCAATGATTATGAAAGCGCTGCAACAATTTTTTTGGGATGTTGATTGGGGTGAGCTTGATTTTTTAATTATTGACCTACCTCCTGGCACAGGTGATGCACAACTCACCCTTGTCCAAAGTATTCCTTTAACAGGTGCCGTGATTGTCACAACTCCACAAAACGTGGCGTTGCTTGATGCCGTTAAAGGGATTGCAATGTTTCGCAAAACAGAAGTGCCAATACTTGGCATAGTTGAAAACATGTCTACCTATTCTTGCCCTAAATGCAGTCATGAAGCGCATATTTTTGGCAAAGGCGGCGCAGAGCGTGTGGCACAAAAATTTGAAGCACCACTACTTGGGCACTTGCCTCTTTTTACTGAAATTCGTGAAGCTGGAGATTGCGGAGAGCCATTAACAGCAAAACCAAACCACCCTATTCGTACTCATTTTTCTGTTATTGCAGAACAGGTTGTAAAAAATGCAATTCATATGGACACATCTCGCACAAAACATGACTAA
- a CDS encoding ATP-binding protein has protein sequence MHSERTIEEIFLSLQSLAEQRELEETEEQQPNKTSTRCLCGKEYAASNEDAFNYENDAEDIDEDGESPEKTTEAGEPIYIENTQKGLRYAVCPACNPRLNCQLCDGTGHRILNRVHVFETEDGEFEHVCEDLSPNTCSCTHTERLVTLLNNAEIPSKYVEAEINSFKHNHLTENQTKKLIENIQRVQKLCFQLASTAISQQATNQKYFVTLFGPVGSGKTLLAVAALKMVIINFGFTGRFVDFQFLLNQIKAEYDQKKSGEHLLKQLRDVDILVIDELGKGRNENEWQLEKLDDLINSRYNAKKITILTTNYLPQQLKYDDKEIPRTTHNSNYWGDQIKSSIPVHESFWTQTLIQRIGARMYERIYEVSEFIDFTELPSYRKFVGKDFLSLYASKNK, from the coding sequence ATGCATTCAGAACGAACCATCGAAGAGATTTTTTTATCTTTACAAAGTTTGGCTGAACAACGAGAATTAGAAGAAACAGAAGAACAACAACCGAACAAAACTTCTACACGCTGTTTATGCGGAAAAGAATATGCGGCTTCCAATGAAGATGCTTTTAATTATGAAAATGATGCTGAAGACATTGATGAAGACGGCGAATCTCCAGAAAAAACAACAGAAGCTGGTGAGCCGATTTATATTGAAAACACACAAAAAGGTCTGCGTTATGCTGTATGTCCTGCATGCAATCCGCGTTTAAATTGCCAATTATGTGACGGAACAGGACATAGAATATTAAACCGTGTGCATGTATTTGAAACAGAAGATGGTGAATTTGAACATGTTTGCGAAGATTTAAGCCCAAATACCTGTTCGTGTACGCATACAGAACGTTTGGTGACACTATTAAATAACGCCGAAATTCCTAGTAAATATGTGGAAGCAGAAATAAATTCGTTTAAACATAATCATTTAACAGAAAATCAAACAAAAAAATTAATTGAAAACATTCAAAGAGTCCAAAAACTTTGTTTTCAACTCGCTTCTACAGCAATTTCACAACAAGCAACAAACCAAAAATACTTTGTTACTTTATTTGGGCCTGTTGGATCTGGCAAAACTTTACTTGCCGTTGCGGCTTTAAAAATGGTTATTATTAATTTTGGTTTTACTGGACGTTTTGTTGATTTTCAGTTTTTGTTAAATCAAATTAAAGCCGAATACGATCAAAAAAAATCTGGAGAACATTTACTTAAACAACTAAGAGATGTTGACATACTGGTTATTGATGAACTCGGAAAAGGCAGAAATGAAAACGAATGGCAATTAGAAAAACTTGATGATTTGATCAATTCTCGCTACAACGCTAAAAAAATAACTATTCTTACAACTAATTATTTACCACAACAGCTTAAATATGATGACAAAGAAATCCCTCGAACAACTCATAATTCAAACTATTGGGGTGATCAAATAAAATCGAGTATTCCTGTGCATGAATCATTTTGGACTCAAACTCTCATTCAAAGAATTGGCGCTCGAATGTATGAACGTATTTATGAGGTTTCAGAGTTTATAGACTTTACAGAATTACCAAGTTATCGAAAATTTGTAGGCAAAGATTTTTTAAGTTTATATGCATCCAAAAATAAATAA